In Acidobacteriota bacterium, one genomic interval encodes:
- a CDS encoding serine hydrolase, with protein MTQNAPATNASSSLERELDSLLEGQSAAGARNAVARIEAPAAGFAYEHAVGVAREDTGEAMTPRHRFHTASVSKSMTALLVLQLAEEGALGRAGVDARYVEFEVFPDEVQERLLTRGGRPALAGVTLRHMLSHTSGFRDAFVDDGSRTSADAGGAAPGSIIGSNATRDMTVAWSPWLPDGDAENERGVINYYLSQPDMAEALFEPGAAFHYSDTAFVLLALLVERVTGESYHANLRDRIIEPCGLGDTYLAYRDDPPLGPRRQPESDVHARGTAVLSSGGNLSFDWGGGGLVTTAGDLVLFLRALMDRKLYGSDPTLRDMTAWQQPPGLAPRRTGVGLGLFRTGYQAGELWGHSGAWGAKMDHDPAAGIYFAGTVNRTDAATGWHHALIATVAEHIR; from the coding sequence ATGACGCAGAACGCGCCGGCCACGAACGCTTCCAGCAGCCTCGAGCGCGAGCTCGACTCGCTGCTCGAAGGCCAGTCGGCGGCCGGCGCCAGGAACGCGGTGGCGCGCATCGAGGCGCCGGCGGCGGGTTTCGCCTATGAGCACGCCGTCGGCGTCGCCCGCGAGGACACCGGCGAGGCGATGACGCCCAGGCATCGCTTCCATACGGCGAGCGTGAGCAAGTCGATGACCGCGCTCCTCGTGCTTCAGCTCGCCGAGGAAGGCGCCCTCGGGCGCGCCGGGGTCGACGCCAGGTACGTCGAGTTCGAGGTCTTCCCCGACGAGGTGCAGGAGCGGCTCCTCACACGGGGCGGGCGGCCCGCCTTGGCCGGCGTCACCCTCCGTCACATGCTGTCGCACACCTCGGGGTTCCGCGACGCCTTCGTCGACGACGGCTCCCGGACCTCAGCGGATGCCGGCGGAGCGGCGCCGGGATCGATCATCGGCAGCAACGCGACGCGGGACATGACCGTCGCGTGGTCCCCCTGGCTGCCGGACGGCGACGCGGAGAACGAACGCGGCGTCATCAACTACTACCTGTCGCAGCCGGACATGGCCGAGGCGCTGTTCGAGCCGGGCGCCGCGTTCCACTACAGCGATACCGCCTTCGTCCTGCTCGCGCTGCTCGTCGAGCGAGTCACCGGCGAGAGCTACCACGCGAACCTGAGGGACCGGATCATCGAGCCCTGCGGTCTCGGCGACACCTACCTGGCCTACCGGGACGATCCGCCGCTCGGACCCCGTCGACAGCCGGAGTCCGACGTCCATGCCCGCGGCACGGCCGTGTTGAGCTCGGGAGGGAACCTGTCCTTCGACTGGGGCGGCGGCGGCCTCGTCACCACCGCCGGAGACCTCGTCCTTTTCCTGCGAGCGCTGATGGACCGGAAGCTCTACGGCTCCGACCCGACCCTGCGCGACATGACCGCCTGGCAGCAGCCGCCGGGTCTCGCGCCGCGGCGAACCGGTGTCGGGCTCGGGCTGTTCAGGACCGGTTACCAGGCCGGCGAGCTGTGGGGACACTCGGGCGCCTGGGGCGCGAAGATGGACCACGACCCCGCCGCGGGCATCTATTTCGCCGGCACCGTCAACCGCACCGACGCGGCCACCGGTTGGCACCACGCGCTGATCGCGACCGTCGCCGAGCACATCCGATGA
- the bla gene encoding class A beta-lactamase, with protein MSRLHLFRPRLRVFLLAGTIVALVAAPASASERLELLGDDPGLKHLGSEIERLAEASLGTVGVAAIHLESGRGVLLNADERFPMASTYKVPIAVEILAQVDEGKRSLDDLITMRTSDHVVTHGVLSDFFDTPGSRLTIQNVLGLMLRISDNIATDLLFREAGGAEAITGRMKEFGAEGIRVDRTTRAYIANWLGREDATVARPMPPAEYNRLILEGNSSQLDEARLTELNEVFNSDPRDTATPRAMAALLRKIWKREILSEKSSALLIDIMARCETGENRIPGALPPGTPVAHKTGTIGETTNDVGVITLPGDAGHVISVVFVKQSRLPSNAAMEPVIAEIARASYDYFVFNRGTS; from the coding sequence ATGTCTCGATTGCACCTCTTCCGTCCCCGCCTGCGCGTGTTCCTGCTAGCCGGCACCATCGTCGCCCTGGTCGCCGCACCGGCTTCGGCCTCCGAGCGCCTCGAACTCCTGGGCGACGATCCCGGTTTGAAGCACCTCGGTTCCGAGATCGAACGCCTCGCCGAGGCCAGCCTCGGGACGGTGGGAGTCGCCGCGATCCACCTCGAGTCCGGTCGCGGCGTACTGCTCAACGCCGACGAGCGCTTCCCGATGGCAAGCACCTACAAGGTGCCGATCGCGGTCGAGATCCTCGCGCAGGTCGACGAGGGCAAGAGGTCGCTCGACGACCTCATCACGATGCGGACCAGCGATCACGTCGTCACTCACGGCGTCCTCAGCGACTTCTTCGACACGCCCGGCTCGCGCCTGACCATCCAGAACGTCCTCGGCCTGATGCTGCGGATCAGCGACAACATCGCCACCGACCTGCTGTTTCGGGAGGCCGGCGGCGCCGAGGCCATCACCGGGCGGATGAAGGAGTTCGGCGCCGAGGGAATCCGCGTGGACCGGACGACCCGGGCGTACATTGCGAACTGGCTCGGCCGGGAAGACGCCACCGTCGCCAGGCCGATGCCGCCGGCCGAGTACAACCGTCTCATCCTGGAAGGGAACTCGAGTCAACTGGATGAGGCCCGGCTGACCGAGCTGAACGAGGTGTTCAACTCCGACCCGCGCGACACCGCAACGCCTCGAGCGATGGCCGCCCTTCTGCGGAAGATCTGGAAGCGGGAGATCCTCAGCGAGAAGAGCTCGGCCCTGCTGATCGACATCATGGCCCGCTGCGAGACCGGGGAGAACCGGATCCCGGGAGCGCTGCCGCCGGGCACCCCGGTCGCCCACAAGACCGGCACGATCGGCGAGACGACCAACGACGTGGGCGTCATCACCCTGCCGGGCGATGCGGGGCACGTGATCTCCGTCGTCTTCGTCAAGCAGTCCAGGCTGCCGTCCAACGCGGCGATGGAACCGGTGATCGCGGAGATCGCGCGGGCCTCGTACGACTACTTCGTGTTCAACCGCGGCACCTCCTGA
- a CDS encoding MFS transporter, whose protein sequence is MAKRVPLRHLLFYASPGIPLALFIPPMPAVLAAFYAQHTAATTAGIGTAMLVARIADALTDPPMGYLSDATKGRWGRRKPWLLAGSLLGMLAMWVFFMPPAGAGNWYFLLGLLLYYVAMTVMNIPLRAWSSELSDDYSERSRLSLYLTTALLVGGLLFFILPPLLAHESVGLLASAEFNRDTMALFGWIGIALIPLLLGAACIGAPVGRSAGQPQTSIIESFKAVRANGPFWSLMTAESLNYIASGVSYSVLIIALSNYWGFGDRVSIFLLIVIVVQVAAMPPTGWLALRLGKHRTWGLGVLGQALVFPLIFVMPPGATPFFVIALFGAAISIFQAPHMMMPMAMLTDTADYDLMKSGKQRTGNYFALQHLIYKGMNAVGYSLGYFLLAWVGYDPAIPENTASANLGLQVIVGVVAPVFLLACGVVLFRYPLTAERHAVIRRFIRRRETRLSATTRQVPG, encoded by the coding sequence TTGGCCAAGCGGGTCCCGCTGCGACATCTGCTGTTCTACGCCAGCCCGGGGATTCCGCTCGCGCTGTTCATTCCTCCGATGCCGGCGGTCCTGGCCGCGTTCTACGCCCAGCACACCGCGGCGACGACTGCGGGTATCGGCACGGCGATGCTCGTCGCCCGGATAGCGGACGCCCTGACCGATCCGCCGATGGGCTACCTGTCGGACGCGACGAAGGGCCGCTGGGGCCGCCGCAAGCCCTGGCTCCTGGCGGGCTCTCTCCTCGGCATGCTCGCCATGTGGGTCTTCTTCATGCCCCCGGCCGGCGCCGGCAACTGGTACTTCCTGCTGGGCCTGCTCCTCTACTACGTCGCGATGACGGTCATGAACATCCCGCTCCGCGCGTGGTCGAGCGAACTCTCCGACGACTACAGCGAGCGCTCCCGACTGTCGCTCTACCTGACGACGGCGCTACTCGTCGGAGGCCTCCTCTTCTTCATCCTGCCGCCGCTGCTCGCCCACGAATCCGTCGGACTCCTGGCCTCGGCCGAGTTCAACCGCGACACGATGGCCCTGTTCGGCTGGATCGGCATCGCGCTGATCCCGCTGCTGCTCGGGGCGGCGTGCATCGGCGCGCCGGTCGGTCGCAGCGCCGGCCAGCCCCAGACGTCGATCATCGAGTCCTTCAAGGCGGTCCGGGCCAACGGCCCGTTCTGGTCGCTGATGACCGCGGAGTCGCTGAACTACATCGCCTCCGGCGTGTCGTACTCCGTGCTCATCATCGCGCTGTCCAACTACTGGGGCTTCGGCGACCGGGTATCCATCTTCCTGCTCATCGTCATCGTGGTTCAGGTCGCAGCCATGCCGCCCACCGGCTGGCTGGCGCTCAGGCTCGGCAAGCACCGGACCTGGGGGCTCGGCGTTCTCGGTCAGGCGCTCGTCTTCCCGCTGATCTTCGTCATGCCGCCCGGCGCGACGCCGTTCTTCGTCATCGCGCTGTTCGGCGCCGCGATCTCAATCTTCCAGGCGCCGCACATGATGATGCCGATGGCGATGCTCACGGACACCGCCGACTACGACCTGATGAAGAGCGGCAAGCAGCGCACCGGCAACTACTTCGCCCTCCAGCACCTGATCTACAAGGGCATGAACGCGGTCGGCTACTCGCTGGGCTACTTCCTGCTCGCCTGGGTCGGGTACGACCCGGCGATCCCGGAGAACACGGCGTCGGCGAACCTCGGGCTCCAGGTCATCGTCGGCGTCGTCGCGCCCGTGTTCCTGCTGGCCTGCGGCGTCGTCCTGTTCCGCTATCCGCTCACCGCGGAGCGCCATGCCGTCATCCGGCGCTTCATTCGCCGCCGCGAGACGCGGCTGTCGGCCACCACCCGGCAGGTCCCGGGATGA
- a CDS encoding DPP IV N-terminal domain-containing protein has product MEIRGAVLRVAMVVPLAGPAVAFAAQDEVPASAYDRAAKMLGVASLIFNETVTPHWIGDSEAFWYRSDDRDGHRFWRVEPLASDERRRPAFDHARLAASLSGLRDEPAEPLALPFESIDLSTDGEVSFQIPGEKGPESFRCTVDGAGCSRVEAPAAAVEEEDEKKGDEGAEPEVARHETPPLPSPDGTYSLVVRDHDLYLVTTGSGEERRLTDDGVPFHDYASRPEARLSTITEKRAGVVFPPSALWSPDGRTALTVRLDQRDVGEMHVLQTTDLGDSARPILHTFRMPIPGDEGVPWSELLLVDAESGMVRPVDTERVHTPFMALADLGQLWWNDDGSKAYLLRRPRGARSMRLDEIDASTGAARTLVAETSRHHVEPTLLIGTGTPNIRVLESGEVLWYSQRDGWAHLYLYGRDGGLLRQVTRGAWLVRDLVHVDEASRTVYFTAAGLDPAADPYLRTFARASLDRTTSRPEILTPEPGDHTVTASPGGKSFVDQWSRIDQPPRSRVLLPDGRVAVELEVADFESLVELTALPVPFTVKARDGKTDIYGNVFFPPGFDPDEEGTSYPVIDGIYPGPQVHRVTKNWHDPTLFLSYDLALAQLGFVVVTVDGFGTPLRSKAFHARSEGNLQEAGGLPDHLAAIRQLAVRYPQMDLDRVGVYGHSGGGFASARAIFAYPEFYKVAVSSAGNHDQRGYIQLWGESYHGNPETVSYEEQANASIAHQLEGKLLLAYGALDDNVPPALTLQVIEALTKANRDYDLIVLPSGNHGFMSDPYFLRRSWDYFVRHLAGKEPPADYRLSPPGS; this is encoded by the coding sequence ATGGAGATACGAGGCGCCGTCCTGCGGGTGGCGATGGTCGTCCCGCTCGCGGGACCGGCCGTTGCATTCGCGGCGCAGGACGAGGTGCCTGCCTCGGCCTACGACCGCGCGGCGAAGATGCTTGGCGTCGCGTCGCTGATCTTCAACGAAACGGTGACGCCGCACTGGATCGGGGACAGCGAGGCGTTCTGGTACCGCAGCGACGACCGTGACGGCCACCGATTCTGGCGGGTCGAGCCGCTGGCGAGCGACGAGCGGCGGCGTCCGGCCTTCGATCACGCCCGGCTGGCGGCGTCGCTGAGCGGACTTCGCGACGAGCCCGCGGAGCCCCTGGCGCTGCCGTTCGAGAGCATCGACCTGTCGACGGACGGCGAGGTGTCCTTCCAGATCCCGGGCGAGAAGGGGCCCGAGTCGTTCCGATGCACCGTGGACGGCGCCGGGTGCTCGCGCGTCGAAGCGCCGGCCGCCGCGGTGGAAGAAGAGGACGAGAAGAAGGGTGACGAGGGCGCCGAGCCTGAAGTAGCTCGGCACGAGACCCCGCCACTGCCGTCTCCCGACGGGACGTACAGCCTCGTCGTACGGGATCACGACCTCTACCTCGTTACCACCGGGAGCGGCGAGGAGCGCCGCCTGACCGATGACGGCGTGCCGTTCCACGACTACGCCTCGCGTCCCGAGGCGCGGCTCTCGACGATCACCGAGAAGCGCGCGGGCGTCGTGTTTCCGCCCTCGGCCCTGTGGTCGCCTGACGGCAGGACAGCTCTCACCGTCCGCCTGGACCAGCGCGACGTGGGCGAGATGCACGTCCTGCAGACCACCGATCTCGGCGACAGCGCCCGGCCCATCCTGCACACCTTCCGCATGCCGATCCCCGGTGACGAGGGCGTGCCGTGGAGCGAGCTCCTGCTCGTGGATGCCGAGAGCGGCATGGTGAGACCGGTCGACACCGAGCGGGTCCACACGCCCTTCATGGCGCTGGCCGACCTGGGTCAGCTCTGGTGGAACGACGACGGCTCGAAGGCGTACCTGCTGCGCCGGCCGCGCGGCGCGCGCTCCATGCGGCTCGACGAGATCGACGCCTCGACCGGCGCCGCCCGCACGCTGGTGGCCGAGACCTCCAGGCACCACGTCGAGCCGACCCTCCTGATCGGCACGGGCACGCCCAACATCAGGGTGCTCGAGAGCGGCGAGGTGCTCTGGTACTCGCAGCGCGACGGCTGGGCGCACCTCTACCTGTACGGCCGCGACGGCGGTCTGCTCCGCCAGGTCACCCGGGGCGCCTGGCTGGTGCGTGACCTCGTGCATGTCGACGAGGCGTCGCGAACGGTCTACTTCACCGCGGCGGGCCTGGATCCCGCCGCCGACCCCTACCTGCGCACCTTCGCCCGCGCTTCGCTCGACCGCACGACGTCGCGCCCGGAGATCCTCACGCCCGAACCAGGCGACCACACGGTGACGGCCTCGCCAGGCGGCAAGTCGTTCGTCGACCAGTGGTCGCGCATCGACCAGCCGCCGCGGTCGCGGGTCCTGCTGCCGGACGGCCGCGTCGCGGTGGAACTCGAAGTCGCCGACTTCGAGTCGCTGGTCGAGCTGACCGCCCTGCCGGTTCCCTTCACCGTCAAGGCGCGGGACGGCAAGACGGACATCTACGGCAACGTCTTCTTCCCGCCCGGCTTCGACCCGGACGAGGAAGGAACCAGCTACCCGGTGATCGACGGCATCTATCCCGGGCCGCAGGTGCATCGGGTGACCAAGAACTGGCACGACCCGACGCTGTTCCTGAGCTACGACCTGGCGCTGGCGCAACTCGGCTTCGTCGTGGTCACGGTCGACGGCTTCGGAACGCCGCTGCGCTCGAAGGCCTTCCATGCGCGCTCGGAGGGGAACCTGCAGGAGGCCGGCGGTCTTCCCGACCACCTGGCCGCCATCCGCCAGCTCGCCGTTCGCTATCCGCAGATGGACCTCGACCGGGTCGGCGTCTACGGCCACTCCGGGGGCGGTTTCGCCTCGGCGCGCGCCATCTTCGCCTACCCGGAGTTCTACAAGGTGGCGGTGTCGTCGGCCGGCAACCACGACCAGCGGGGCTACATCCAGCTCTGGGGCGAGTCGTACCACGGCAACCCCGAGACGGTGAGCTACGAGGAGCAGGCCAACGCCTCGATCGCCCACCAGCTCGAAGGCAAGCTGCTGCTCGCCTACGGCGCCTTGGACGACAACGTGCCGCCGGCGCTGACGCTGCAGGTCATCGAGGCGTTGACGAAGGCGAACCGGGACTACGACCTGATCGTCCTGCCCTCCGGCAACCACGGTTTCATGTCCGATCCGTACTTCCTTCGCCGCAGTTGGGACTACTTCGTGCGCCACCTCGCGGGCAAGGAGCCGCCCGCGGACTACCGCCTGTCGCCGCCGGGCTCGTGA
- a CDS encoding TetR/AcrR family transcriptional regulator → MPEANVSTRLRIVGRPRRPAAFHEALAAEEGLRKAKGERTRVRLMASGCELLQTTNVDSLMISRVSSQAGVAKGAFYIYFDSRSAFLEELCREYVAYEMSTFPGLDLDMDAYAMVRTIVAWYADVFRKNSGMIRCLVRMTDVEEPFAELWNRRNREIADRIVSFLVSFLGIDAKDRGPLRELVNALGDGMDQALFARHRIDDAWHHTPAKRRSFVDLHSLIIYRAAFGGDPELPKSSRFRQLVEQTGRR, encoded by the coding sequence ATGCCCGAGGCCAACGTCTCCACCCGTCTGCGTATCGTGGGTAGGCCGCGGCGACCCGCCGCCTTCCATGAGGCGCTGGCGGCCGAGGAAGGCCTCCGGAAGGCCAAGGGCGAGCGGACGCGGGTTCGCCTGATGGCGTCCGGCTGCGAGTTGCTGCAGACGACCAACGTCGACTCGCTGATGATCAGCCGGGTCAGCAGCCAGGCCGGGGTCGCGAAGGGCGCCTTCTACATCTACTTCGACAGCAGGAGCGCCTTTCTCGAGGAGCTGTGCCGGGAGTACGTCGCCTACGAGATGTCGACCTTCCCGGGACTCGACCTCGACATGGACGCCTACGCCATGGTCCGCACGATCGTTGCCTGGTACGCGGACGTGTTCCGGAAGAACTCCGGGATGATCCGCTGCCTGGTGCGCATGACCGATGTCGAGGAGCCGTTCGCGGAACTCTGGAACCGCCGGAACCGCGAGATCGCCGACCGGATCGTGTCGTTCCTGGTCTCATTCCTCGGCATCGACGCGAAGGATCGGGGACCGCTCCGCGAGCTGGTCAACGCTCTCGGCGACGGCATGGACCAGGCGCTGTTCGCCCGCCATCGCATCGACGACGCCTGGCACCACACGCCGGCAAAGCGGCGTTCCTTCGTCGACCTGCACAGTCTCATCATCTACCGGGCCGCCTTCGGGGGCGATCCGGAGCTGCCGAAGTCGTCGAGGTTTCGGCAGCTGGTCGAACAGACGGGCCGGCGTTAG
- a CDS encoding CPBP family intramembrane metalloprotease, which yields MRDLIRRHPFWTFYAAAVLIGLLAWIYLMTVEVVLQGERGPDYSAYGEFVGYRDATRAAHPTLHHHGDSVLLYMQAAASKMSILLPMFSFPFAPTLAALLIVWIGWKRLGLRALVGLYRPIRGNVSLREGAQLYAILVGFLVTFVSSLLIVEQLFGDPARVPNAVAHIGLLDWRTFVVTLLVAGFLNQGALLEELGWRGYALPLLVRKWSNPLVACVVLGVLWALWHFPREIPGILSGQQTLAALVQWHLIFFLSTIGMTIVAFYFVNAAGGSVIPAILIHGVLNHVGNMFGAEQLVGRSYGGMIGPVGWAVAGVVVIALVGPDLGWRRRVEVLGDDDPSLIWSGGAR from the coding sequence ATGCGCGACCTGATCCGACGCCATCCCTTCTGGACCTTCTACGCCGCGGCCGTGCTGATCGGCCTGCTGGCCTGGATCTACCTGATGACGGTCGAGGTCGTGCTGCAGGGGGAACGCGGCCCCGACTACAGCGCCTACGGCGAGTTCGTGGGCTACCGGGACGCGACCCGGGCGGCGCACCCGACACTCCACCACCACGGCGACAGCGTCCTGCTGTACATGCAGGCGGCCGCCAGCAAGATGTCGATCCTGCTGCCCATGTTCTCGTTCCCCTTCGCGCCGACGCTGGCCGCGCTGCTGATCGTCTGGATCGGCTGGAAGCGGCTCGGGCTTCGCGCCCTGGTCGGTCTCTACCGCCCCATCCGCGGCAACGTGAGCCTTCGCGAAGGCGCCCAGCTCTACGCCATCCTGGTCGGCTTCCTGGTGACCTTCGTGAGCAGCCTGCTGATCGTCGAGCAGCTCTTCGGCGACCCGGCCAGGGTTCCGAACGCGGTCGCCCACATCGGGCTGCTGGACTGGCGGACCTTCGTCGTGACCCTCCTTGTCGCGGGCTTTCTCAACCAGGGCGCGCTGCTCGAAGAACTCGGCTGGCGCGGCTACGCCCTGCCGCTGCTCGTCCGCAAGTGGAGCAACCCCCTGGTTGCCTGCGTCGTGCTCGGCGTCCTCTGGGCGTTGTGGCACTTCCCGCGCGAGATCCCGGGAATCCTGTCCGGCCAGCAGACTCTCGCCGCCCTGGTGCAGTGGCACCTGATCTTCTTCCTGTCGACGATCGGCATGACGATCGTCGCGTTCTACTTCGTCAACGCCGCGGGCGGCAGCGTCATCCCGGCGATCCTCATCCACGGCGTCCTCAACCACGTCGGCAACATGTTCGGCGCCGAGCAGCTCGTCGGCCGCTCGTACGGCGGGATGATCGGGCCGGTCGGCTGGGCGGTCGCCGGCGTCGTGGTCATCGCCCTGGTCGGGCCGGACCTCGGCTGGCGGCGCCGGGTCGAGGTGCTCGGCGACGACGACCCGAGCCTGATCTGGTCGGGCGGCGCACGATGA
- a CDS encoding mandelate racemase/muconate lactonizing enzyme family protein: MTRKSVLRELEDTVRIDHIETIHLYFEYPEGKGWVGPWGRVKGRLASLIRVHTDDGRVGTGSAYSHPELVEVTVKHLRPFLIGLDPLQIERMWWRLFFRTNWYGRKGVALTTMGGLDQAFWDLLGQQEGKPVWELLGGEDSRVPAYASGLLYSSPETVADTAVRMVEKGFRRVKFRTGVDEQYDRKTVSLTRAAVGPKIDLMADGTRRYNLEMATSLARHLVEHRIFWFEEPFQPLEIDDLVALRQVAGLPIAVGECEFGVEGFRELIRCGAADILQADASRCGGISELNRIAEMTKSAGLQFAPHSWCDPVAVIANGHVVAAHRHGLTVEVDQTGNRFIEGLLGEPLTVEDGLLDLGRRPGLGIELDPDFVEAHRLPDVTQIPDGNHGDMIFGFHATDPIPPYTTLDGRRLDFD; encoded by the coding sequence GTGACCCGCAAGTCAGTTTTGCGCGAGTTGGAGGACACCGTGCGCATCGACCACATCGAGACCATTCACCTCTACTTCGAGTACCCGGAGGGGAAGGGCTGGGTGGGGCCCTGGGGCAGGGTCAAGGGCCGCCTCGCTTCGCTGATCCGGGTGCACACCGACGACGGCCGGGTCGGAACCGGCTCCGCCTACTCGCATCCGGAGCTGGTGGAGGTGACGGTCAAGCACCTGCGCCCGTTCCTGATCGGTCTCGATCCGCTCCAGATCGAGAGGATGTGGTGGCGGCTGTTCTTCCGCACCAACTGGTACGGCCGCAAGGGCGTGGCGCTGACGACGATGGGCGGCCTCGACCAGGCGTTCTGGGACCTTCTCGGCCAGCAGGAGGGGAAGCCGGTCTGGGAACTGCTCGGCGGCGAGGATTCCCGCGTCCCGGCCTATGCCAGCGGCCTGCTCTACAGCTCACCCGAGACCGTCGCCGATACGGCGGTCCGCATGGTCGAGAAGGGCTTCCGGCGGGTCAAGTTCCGGACCGGCGTCGACGAGCAGTACGACCGCAAGACCGTCAGCCTGACCCGCGCCGCCGTCGGCCCGAAGATCGACCTGATGGCCGACGGAACCCGGCGCTACAACCTGGAGATGGCGACCTCGCTGGCGCGGCACCTGGTGGAGCACCGGATCTTCTGGTTCGAGGAGCCCTTCCAGCCGCTGGAGATCGACGACCTGGTGGCGTTGAGGCAGGTCGCCGGCCTGCCGATCGCGGTGGGAGAGTGCGAGTTCGGCGTCGAGGGCTTTCGCGAGCTGATCCGCTGCGGCGCCGCGGACATCCTCCAGGCCGACGCCAGCCGCTGCGGCGGCATCAGCGAACTGAACAGGATCGCGGAGATGACGAAGAGCGCGGGGCTCCAGTTCGCGCCCCACAGTTGGTGCGATCCGGTCGCCGTGATCGCAAACGGCCACGTCGTGGCGGCGCACCGGCACGGGCTGACCGTCGAGGTCGATCAGACCGGCAACCGGTTCATCGAGGGTCTGCTGGGGGAGCCCTTGACGGTCGAGGACGGCCTGCTCGATCTCGGCCGGCGTCCCGGACTCGGCATCGAACTCGATCCCGACTTCGTCGAGGCGCACCGGTTGCCCGACGTCACGCAGATTCCGGACGGGAACCACGGCGACATGATCTTCGGGTTCCACGCCACCGACCCGATCCCGCCGTACACGACGCTGGACGGGCGGCGGCTCGACTTCGACTAA
- a CDS encoding peptidylprolyl isomerase produces the protein MKLVLGHSPILATKRLVLGAGAMLVLCGGLACQSEENTVGVVLETALGEIEVLVYPDRAPISANNFLAWVAGGHYEGATFYRVTRPDNTTGPNPIQVVQGGLLGEVLRRGESSPPGGGPIPPIAHETTDTTGIPNERGTIAYARLEPGTADSEFFFNVADNPALDTGNTTRQPDGQGYATFGHVVRGMEVLEEIQGLPTLTEAGSEVTRGQMLEQPVVIRQARVLDD, from the coding sequence GTGAAGCTCGTCCTCGGGCACAGCCCGATCTTGGCTACGAAGCGGCTGGTGCTGGGCGCCGGCGCAATGCTCGTTCTCTGCGGTGGGCTGGCGTGCCAGTCCGAAGAGAACACCGTCGGCGTGGTTCTGGAAACCGCTCTCGGCGAGATCGAGGTACTGGTCTACCCGGACCGCGCCCCGATCTCGGCCAACAACTTCCTGGCCTGGGTCGCGGGCGGGCACTACGAGGGCGCGACCTTCTACAGGGTGACGCGCCCCGACAACACGACCGGGCCGAACCCGATCCAGGTAGTCCAGGGCGGACTCCTCGGTGAGGTCCTGCGGAGGGGAGAGTCGTCACCTCCCGGGGGCGGGCCGATACCGCCGATCGCCCATGAGACGACCGACACGACAGGCATCCCCAACGAACGCGGCACGATCGCCTACGCTCGGCTGGAGCCGGGAACCGCCGACTCGGAGTTCTTCTTCAACGTCGCCGACAACCCGGCGCTGGACACCGGCAACACGACGCGCCAGCCCGACGGCCAGGGCTACGCGACCTTTGGGCATGTGGTGCGCGGGATGGAGGTCCTCGAGGAGATCCAGGGTCTCCCGACGCTCACGGAAGCCGGGTCGGAGGTCACACGCGGCCAGATGCTGGAGCAGCCGGTGGTGATTCGGCAAGCCCGGGTCCTGGACGACTAG